The region ACGAAATGGCCCACATGTGGTTCGGCGACCTCGTCACCCTGCGCTGGTGGGACGACATCTGGCTGAACGAGTCCTTCGCCGAGTACATGGGCTACCAGACCCTCACCGAAGCCACCCGCTTCACCGACACCTGGACCGACTTCGGCGTCACCCGCAAACCCTGGGGCTACGACGCCGACCAGCGCCCCTCCACCCACCCCGTCGCCCCCGACCCGGACGCCGTCCCCGACACCGCGTCCGCCATGCTCAACTTCGACGGCATCTCCTACGCCAAGGGCGCCTCCGCCCTGCGCCAACTCGTCACCTGGCTCGGCGAGAAGGACTTCCTGGCCGGCATCAACACCCACTTCGCCCGCCACAAGTTCGCCAACGCCACCCTCGCCGACTTCATCGACAACCTCGCCTCCGCCACCGAACGCGACGTCCACGCCTGGGCCGACTCCTGGCTGCGCACCACCGGCGTCGACACCCTCACCCCCACCCTCACCGCCGGACCCGACGGCACCCACACCCTCACCGTCGAACACCACGGCAGCCGCCCGCACCGCATCGCCGTCGGCCTCTACGACAACGACCTCGGCGGCGAAGGCCGCCTCACCCTGCGCGACCGCCTCGAAGCCGACGTCCCGGGCACCGAGCCGACCGTGATCGGCAAGCGCCCCGCCCTGCTCCTCCTCAACGACGGCGACCTCTCGTACGCCAAGGTCCGCTTCGACCCCGAGTCCTTCCAGGCCGTGCGCACCGCCCTCGCCGGACTGCCCGAACCCCTCACCCGCGCGGTCGTCTGGAACGCCCTGCGCGACGCCGTCCGCGACGGCGAACTGCCCGCCATGGCCTACATCGACGCCGCCCGCGCCCACCTCCCGCACGAGAGTGACCTCGCCCTGGTCCAGGGCGTCCTGTCGTTCGCCGCCGCCCAGGTCGCGGACCGCTACCTCCCCGCCGAGGACCGCCCGACCGCCCTCGCCACCCTCACCGACCTCTGCCGCGACCTCATCCGCCGCACCGAGGACGGCTCCCACCCCGGGCTGCGCCTCACCGCCGTACGCCACTACATCGACGTCGCCGCCCACCCCGACACCATCAGCGCCTGGTTCTCCGAAGGCACCGTCCCCGGCGGACCCGAACTCGACCCCGAACTGCGCTGGCGCATCCTCGGCAGGCTCGCCGTCCTCGGCGCCATCGACGACGCCGTCATCGAGGCCGAACTCGTCCAGGACCCCAGCGCCACCGGCCAGGAAGGCGCCGCCCGCTGCCGTGCCGCGCTGCCCGACCCCGAGGCCAAGCGCCGCGCCTGGGAGGAGATGTTCATCTCCGACCACCTCTCCAACTACCTCTTCACCGCCACCGCCCAGGGCTTCTGGCAGCCCGAACAGACCCAGCTCGTCCGGGAGTATGTCGAGCGCTACTGGACCGACGCCGTCGCCGTCGCCGCGCGTCGCGGCCCCGCCATCGCCGACGCCGCCGGGCGCTACGCGTTCCCCGTCCACGCCGTCACCCCCGAAACCCTCGCCCTCGGCGAGGCGTGCCTTCGCGACGCCGACCTCATCCCCGCCCTCCGCCGCAAACTCGTCGACCAACTCGACGATCTGGCACGGGCGTTGAGGGTACGCACCGCGTAACCACGACCATTGGCCGCGGACGCGCGGTCGCTGATCGCGCACCTCGGGCGGGGCTTCGCCCCGATTCCCCGCCCGCCCCCCGGTTGCTCGCCTGCGGGCTCGGTGGGGGCGGGCCGCGCAGTTCCCCGCGCCCCTGAGGCGGGGGCTTCGCCCCGCGTTCCCGGCCCGCCCGGATTCGTTCGGCTACGGGCTCGGTGGGGGCTGGTCGCGCAGTTCCCCGCGCCCCTAAAGGCCGCGGGGGCGTCCGGTGTTCCAGGGCGAGGCCGGGGGCCGATGCCCCACCCGCCCCGGCCCGCGTCTTCAGCCCGTCCGGCGTTTGAGGACGAGGCCGTTCAGGCCGACAGGGGGGTCTGGGGGCGCAGCCCCTGAGGACGATGGGGGTCCCCCTGCTCGAGCGAAGCCGAGAGCTTGGGGGAGGGTAGGGGCGCCGGGGGCGAGGGAAGGCGGGTCCGGTTCCGGCGTGGCGTCTAGCAGCTTCACCCCCCACCCACATTTCCTCCGCCCACCAGTACCCCCATTCGGGTCGGATCGTTGACCTTTCAGGGCGCGCAGGCCCATCCCCGTACAGGCTGGTATTCCCCCTGCCGCGCGCCCACCGGAGGACACCTCATGAGCACGCCGCCCCTCGCCTCAGGCCCCGAAGGTCCCGGCGCGCTGCGGCCGCTGCTCGACACCGTCCTCGACGCACTGCGCGAGGGCGGCGAGGCCCGCGGGGGACCGCTGCCCGCCGGCGGACCCGAGAGCGTGGCCCGGCGCGTACGGGACGCGGTCGGCGACGTACTGCCCGAGCAGGGCACCGAAGACGCCCTACGCGTCCTCGTACGGGCTCTCGCCGAGGGCGCAGCCGACCCCGCCGACCCCCTGTGCGCCGCCCACCTGCACTGCCCACCCCTCGCCGTCGCCACCGCCGCCGACCTCGCCGCCTCCACCCTCAACCCCTCCATGGACTCCTGGGACCAGGCCCCGGCCGCCTCGGAACTGGAGGCACTCGTCACCCGGGCCCTGGCCCAGGAGATCGGCGCCGACGACGCCCTGGTCACCACCGGCGGCACCGAGTCCAACCAACTCGCCCTCCTGCTCGCCCGGGAGGCACACGCCGGCGTGCGGCTCATCCACGGCGCCAACGCCCACCACTCCCTGCCCCGCGCCGCCTGGCTCCTCGGCCTGCCCGACCCCGTCGTCGTCCCCGCCCCCGCCGGCACCATGGACCTCGCCGCCCTCGACGAAGCCCTCACCGAACTCCAAGGCCTCCGCGGCTCCCTCCTCGTAGCCGCCACCGCCGGCACCACCGACGCCGGACTCATCGACCCCCTGCCCGACATCGCCGACCTCTGCGAAGCCCACGGCACCCGCCTCCACATCGACGCCGCCTACGGCGGAGGCCTCCTCTTCAGCGACCACCACCGCGGCAAACTCGACGGACTCGACCGCGCCCACACCGTCACCCTCGACCTGCACAAACTCGGCTGGCAGCCCGTCGCCGCAGGCCTCCTCGTCGTCAAGGACCCCCACGACCTCGACGCCCTGAGCCACCGCGCCGACTACCTCAACGCCGACGACGACACCGAAGCGGGCCTCCCCGACCTCCTCGGCCGCTCCCTGCGCACCACCCGACGCCCCGACATCCTCAAAGTCGCCGTCACCCTCAAAACCCTGGGGCGAGCGGGACTCGGCGCGCTCGTCGACCAGGTCTGCGCCCGCGCCGTCGAGCTGGCGGACCTCGTCGAAGCACACCCCGGCTTCGAGCTCTACGACCCGCCCACCCTCAGCACCGTCCTGTTCCGCCCCGCCGAGGCCTCCGACGAAGCCGTCGCCGCCGTACGCCGCACCCTGCTCCACGAAGGACGCGCCGTCCTCGGCCGAGCCCTGCTCGACGACCGGCTCTGGCTCAAAGCCACCCTCCTCAATCCCCACACCCGGCCGGGCGACCTGGCCGCGCTCCTGAAACTGGTGGAAGGACACACACCCCGATGAGCCCGACGCCCCTCCCCCCACGCCACGAGCCCGACGCGCCCCGCGACCTCGTGGGCATCGGCATCGGCCCGTTCAACCTCTCCCTCGCCGCCCTCGCCCACCCCCTCTCCGAACTCGACAGCGTCTTCTACGAACAGCGCCCCGGCTTCGACTGGCACCCGGGCCTGCTCATCGACGGCGCCACCCTCCAAGTCCCCTTCCTCGCCGACCTGGTCACCCTCGCCGACCCCGCCAGCCCCTGGTCCTTCCTCAACTACCTCAAGGACCGCGACCGCCTCTTCCCCTTCTACTTCGCCGAGCGCTTCCACATGCAGCGCGCCGAGTACGACGCCTACTGCCGCTGGGTCGCCGGCCGCCTCCCCGGACTCCACTTCGGCCACCAGGTCGATGCCGTCCGCTGGGACCCCGAACGCACCCTGTTCGAAGTCGACTTCACCCAGCTCGACAGCGAGGGAGAAGCCGAGGCCCTCGGCCGTACCCACACCCGCAACATCGTGCTCGGCGTCGGCACCGCACCCCACATCCCAGAGCCCCTCAAATCCCTCGTCGATGCCCCCGGCGTCCCCGTCATCCACGCCGCGGACTACCTCGCCCACCGCGAACGCTTCCTCACCGCCGAACACATCACCGTCATCGGCGCGGGGCAGTCGGGTGCCGAGGTCTTCCTCGACCTCCTGCGCAACCGGCCCGCAGGCCGCGAGAAGATCCACTGGCTCGCCCGCACCGAGGCCTTCGCCCCGATGGAGTACTCCAAGCTCGGCCTCGAACACTTCACCCCCGACTACACCCGCTACTTCCACGCCCTCGCCGAGCCCGTACGCGACCGGCTCGTCGCCGCCCAATGGCAACTCCACAAGGGCATCGACGCCGACACCATCGCCGCCATCCACGACGAGCTCTACCGCCGCACCCTCCACGGCGGCTGGCCCGACGCCGTCCTCACCCCCGCCGTCACCGTCCGCACCGCGGGCCTCGTCGCCACCACCCAGGTCGAACTCCACCTCGAACACGGCCAGCAGGGCGCCCGTACCCGCCTCGTCACCGACGCCGTGGTCCTCGCCACCGGCTACCGCGAACGTCCCCTCGGCCAGATCCTCGCCGGACTCGACCCCTACCTGCGCCGCGACAGCGCCGAACGCCCCCGCATCGACGATCAGTTCCGCCTGGCCCTCGACCCCTCCGTCCACGGCCGCGTCTACGTCCAGAACGCCGAACTCCACACCCACGGCGTCGGCGCCCCCGACCTCGGCCTCGCCGCCTGGCGCAGCGCCACCATCCTCAACTCGCTCACGGGCAAGGACCCCTACCCGCTCCCGCGCCGCACGGCCTTCACCACCTTCGGACTCGAACCCCACTCCCAGGTCCCGCCCGCCGGCCGCACCGCCCAGACCCTCACCCCGCTCGCCGACGGACGGTAAGAAGAAGACCCCGGACACGCGTCCGGGGTCCAGAAAACAGGCGTGCCAGAAAACAAGCAGGCCAGAAGACAGGCAGGCTAGAAGACAGGCGTGCCGTCCCGCGTGAGCTTCCAGTCCACCGAAGCGAACTCCTTCGGGTCGAGCACACCCTTCGCGGTCACCCACTCGGCGATCCGCGTACGGATCTCCGTCGACTCCGACCAGACCTCCTTCGCGGACGCCACATGCGGGAAGGCGCCGCCACCGTTCGCCCGGTAGTTGTTCACCGCGAACACGAACTGCTGCGCGTCGTCCAGCGCCGCACCGTTGTACGTCAGGTTCTTGATCCGCGAACCCTCCGCCTGCGCGATGTCGATGTCGTACCGGAGTCCCGACACATAGTCGTAGTTGTAGTCCGGACGGTTGTTCGCGTTGGTCAGCTTCTCCGTGTCGATCACGGCACCGGCCGACGTCCGCACGAAGTAGTTCGCCGAGTACTCCAGGTACGCCCGCACCTGCGCCCCCGTCAGCACCTTCGCGACCAGCGTGTTGTCGTACACGTACAGGCTCGACAGATCCCGGATCGTCACCTTGCCGGCCGGGATCTCGGAGGTGCGCGAGAACGGCGAGGCCTGCGCGATGACGGGCAGCGACGCGTACTCCGTGCCGACCAGCGCCGCCTTGACCACGTCCTCCTGCACCTTGGTGATCAGGTCGATGATCGGGGCGTCCTTGTAACGCGCCTCGACCGTCGTCAGCGTGTCCGTGGCCGTGCCGACGACCTGGTTGACGTACGCCACCACCAGATCGTGCTCGTCCTTCAGCAGCCGGGTGATCTTCGGGTCGTCGGCGACCGAGTTCGAGTTGCGGACCGCGGCCGCCACCGACTCGACCTGCCACTTCCCCTTCTCGAAGACCAGCTCGAAGTCGAACACCGACAGCCGCTCCGCATACGCCAGCGGCTCCGACAGCACCACCGTCCTGCCGGTCTTGGCGTTGGTGACCTTCAGCTCCGGGATCTCCACGTGCGCGTGCCCGACGAGAATCGCGTCGATCCCCGGCACCTGCTGGGCGACGAGCGCCGCCGAGTTCTCGACGTACGGCAGCTGGTCACCGTAGGAGGACGTGCCGGACGAACCGGAGTGCGCCGACACGACGACCACGTCCGCACCCATCGACCGCAGCTTCGGCACCCACTTCGCCGCCTGCTCCTCCAGACCAGGGAACGTCAACTTCCCCTGGACGTAAGCCTTGTCCCAGATCGCGATACCCGGGTTCGTCAGACCGAGCACCGCCACCTTCACCGACGGCGCGCCCGGCACGTGGAACGTCTTCATGAAGTACGGCGGGAAAGCCGGCTTCAGCGTCTTCGCGTCCAGCGCGTTCGCACCCAGCAGCGGGAAGCGGCACTGCGACTCGAACTTCCGCAGCGTCTCGATGCCGTAGTTGAACTCGTGGTTGCCCAGCGCCACCGCGTCATAGCCGATCGCGTTCATCGCCTGCGCCATCGGGTGCACCGGACCGCCCTTGGCGGTGATCGGGTCCACCTTCGCGTAGTAGTACGTCAGCGGGGTGCCCTGAATCGTGTCGCCCGCGTCCAGAAGGAGGGTGTTGCAACGCCCCTTCTCCTTGCGGATCTCGTTCACCAGTGTCGAGATCCGCGCCAGACCCTGCGCGTTGCCCGCGGTGTCCTTGTACTCCGCGTCCTTGAAGTAGTCCCAGTTGAAGACATGTCCGTGCAGATCCGTCGTGCCCATGACGGTGAGGGAGTACCGCTTCACGGGCTTCTTCTTACCCCCCGCCGCCGCCGAGGTGGCCGCCTGCGCGGGCGGAGCCGCGACCGCACCGGTCAACGCCACCCCCGCACCCGTCACGGCGGACTTCTTCAGGAACTTCCGGCGGTTCAACGGCATGTCTATGGCTCCTCGGGAAATGGTCAACGACGCGCGTAGATTCTGACCCACACATGACACTCCAGAACAGGTCCTGGAGGTTTCCATCTGGTGACCACCGGGCACCACGACCACCCTTCCGGTGACAGAGTGGGGCGTATGGCCCCCACCGCAGAGGAACCCCGACCCGCAGTCCCCTACGGAACCCCCGAATCACCCCGCATCGCAGTCCGCGGCGAAGCCCACCTCGAAGTCGACCCCGAGATCGCCCGCATCGGCATCACCGTCAGCGCCCGCGGCACCGACCGACGCGATGCCCTCGCCGACCTCACCCGCCGCAACGCCACCGCCATGGACCTCGTGAAGTCCTACGGAGACGCCGTCGAACGCCTCGAAACCGGCGCCTTCTCGATCAGTCCGGAACTCACCAAACACGGCCGCGGCGAACGTATCCGCGCCTACCACGGCCGCGTCCACCTCACCGCCGAACTCACCGACTTCACCGCACTCGGCGAGCTGACGACACGCCTCGCGGATCTCGACCTCACCCGGGTCGCCGGCCCCTGGTGGGCCCTGCGCCCCGACTCGCCCTCCCACCGCCAAGCCCGCCAGCAAGCGGTCCGCGAAGCCGTCCAACGCGCCCGTGAATATGCCGAAGCCCTCGGCACCACCCTCGCCGCCCTCGTCGAACTCGCCGACATCGGCGCCGAGAACGCCCAGCCCTTCCCCGCGGCCCCCGGCCGCGCCATGCGCTCCATGTCCTTCGCCGGCGGCGCCCCCGAAGAAGCCGCCCCCCTCGACCTCGAACCCGAGCGCCAACACATCTACGCCCAGGTCAACGCCCGATTCACGATGGCACCGCCGGAACTGTAAAGCGCGGACCGGTCGCCATAAAGTACCGACGCGCTCATCGGAGCACCCCCGCGCACAATTCAACTGTTGTCAATAAGGCTTCATGCAAAGGTTGTTGAGTAGTCATGCTGGACCAATTCTCTACCGACCGGTAAGGCCTAGGCTCAAACCATGCGCCGAGCGAAAATCGTCTGTACATTGGGCCCCGCCACCGACTCGTACGACCAGCTCAAAGCCCTGGTCGACGCCGGAATGGACGTAGCCCGCTTCAACCTCAGCCACGGCACCTACGCCGAACACGAGGAGCGCTACCAGCGCGTGCGAAAGGCCTCCGACGAGACCGGCCGCAGCGTCGGACTGCTCGCCGACCTTCAAGGCCCGAAGATCCGACTCGGCCGCTTCACCGAAGGCCCCGTACTCCTTGAACGCGGAGACACCTTCACCATCACCGTCGAAGAAGGCGCCGAGGGCGACCGCCTCACCTGCGGCACGACGTACTCGGGCCTCGCGGCCGATGTCACCCCCGGCGAACGCATCCTCGTCGACGACGGCAAGGTCTGCCTCGAAGTCACCGCCGTCGACGGCCCCCGCGTCCACACCACCGTCGTCGAAGGCGGCATGGTCTCCGACCACAAGGGCCTCAACCTCCCCGGCGTCGCCGTCTCCGTCCCCGCCCTCTCCGACAAGGACGAAGCGGACCTCCGCTGGGCCCTGCGCACCGGCTTCGACGTCATCGCCCTCTCCTTCGTCCGCAGCGGCCGCGACATCGACGACGTCCACCGCATCATGGACGAGGAAGGCCGCCGCCTCCCCGTCATCGCCAAGGTCGAGAAGCCCCAGGCGGTCGACGCGATCGACGACATCGTCGCCGCCTTCGACGGCATCATGGTCGCCCGCGGCGACCTGGGCGTCGAAATGCCCCTCGAACAGGTCCCGATCGTCCAGAAGCGCGCCATCAAGCTGGCCAAGCGCAACGCCAAGCCGGTCATCGTCGCCACCCAGATGCTCGACTCGATGATCGACAACTCCCGCCCCACCCGAGCCGAGGCGTCCGACGTCGCCAACGCCGTCATCGACGGCACGGACGCCGTGATGCTCTCCGGCGAGACGAGCGTCGGCAAGTACCCCGTGGAGACCGTCCGGACGATGTCCCGCATCGTCGAGGCCGCCGAGGAGGACATCCTCGCCAAGGGTCTGCCGCCCCTGACCGACCGGAACAAGCCCCGCACCCAGGGCGGTGCGGTCGCCCGCGCGGCGGCGGAGATGGGCGACTTCCTCGGCGCCAAGTTCCTCGTCGCCTTCACCCAGTCCGGCGACACGGTCCGCCGCCTGTCCCGCTACCGCTCCCCGATCCCCCTCCTCGCCTTCACCCCGACCCCGGCGACCCGCTCCCAGCTGAACCTGACCTGGGGCGTAGAAACGTTCCTGGGGCCGCACGTCGACTCCACCGACGCGATGGTCGACCAGGTGGACGAACTCCTCCTGAAGTACGGCCGCTGCAAGAAGGGCGACATCGTCGTCATCACCGCCGGCTCCCCGCCCGGCGTCTCGGGCACCACGAACCTCGTACGCGTCCACCACATCGGGGAGGACGACAGCCCCAAGTAGGTCCGGCTGTCAGTACTTGGGCCCGACGTGGGCGTCCATGAGAGCGACGGAGGCTTTGCGGGCGACGGAGATGTTGAACGGGTCGCTGCCGCGCGCCAGCGTCGTCCACTCGACGCCGACGTTGTCCAGGGTGTCGGTAAAGAGCTTCCGGATGTCGTCGGACTTGTTGGTGAAGAAATACCGGGGGTACTCATAGCGCTTGCGCTCACCGGCGACGAGGCGGGTCGTCCAGTTCGTGATGCGACAGCCATCGGAGTGGATGAGCCCGCGGATGAATTCCCACGGGTGAGCGTCGACGATTTCCTGTTGCCAGGGTTCGAGGACGATCGGGCGCTCGTGCTTCTTGCCGGGGCCGTGCTGGGGAAACAGGCAGTGCAGGTGTTTCGAGTAGACCTTCACGTTGCGGCAGCCTGTCTTGCGGACGCGACACACGGCGTTGTCGGGGAAGACCGCGCGCATGGCTTGCTCGCAGTCGTCCATGAGTCCGGGCCATGCTTCGCAGCACGTGATCATGAGATTGGGCACGCGGTGCTCGGAGTAGCGACTGATGTGGCCGTCGCCCAGATACAGGCCGAGTAGGTAGCTGTAGGCGGGCTCGTCGAGGTCTCGTCCATCGCACCGTGGGCACTTGGGGTCATGCTTCCCTGGGCACTCGCCGCGTTTCGCGCGGTCCATGTGCTTCCAGTAACTGACCGTCCCGAGCGGGACGTTGAATCGCCGTGCTACGTCCGCGTTCCGCGCGCCGTCGCGCAGTAGTGAGAGCGCCTGCTGTCGAACCTCAGTTCCGTGAAAGATCATGTGGCCACTCTGCGTTACTGATCGTGACCGTGCGCAGCAAAAAGCGGATGTTCACGAGAACGAGAACATCCGCTTAGCTGGAAAACTGTGCCGGGTGCGGGATTCGAACCCGCAAGCCCTCACGGGCAGAGGTGTTTGAGACCTCCGTGTATACCGTTCCACCAACCCGGCGTAAGTAGCTGCCCGGAAGCATACCGGGTCACCGCAGCTCGCTGCAGCTAGGTAGGCTCTTGGGCAGCAGCACTTGCCCGGCCCGTGAACGAGGAGCCCCCGTGACCGCCCCCGAGTCGCCCCAGCCCGTCGCCGACGACGACAAGTCGCACGTGCCTCCGCTGACGACCCGTGTCGTCATCGCCGAGGACGAGGCGCTGATCCGCCTCGACCTCAAAGAGATGCTCGAGGAAGAGGGCTACGCCGTCGTGGGAGAGGCGGGGGACGGGGAGCAGGCCGTCGAACTGGCCCGTGAGCACCGGCCCGACCTCGTGATCCTCGACGTCAAGATGCCCAAGCTGGACGGGATCTCGGCGGCCGAGAAGATCGCCGAGGAGGGCATCGCCCCCGTGCTGATGCTCACCGCGTTCTCGCAGCGCGACCTCGTCGAGCGGGCCCGCGACGCCGGCGCGATGGCGTACCTCGTGAAGCCCTTCAGCAAGAGCGACGTCGTACCGGCGATCGAGATGGCCGTCTCGCGGTTCACGGAGCTGAAGCAGCTGGAGAGGGAGGTTGCGGACCTCAGTCAGCGTCTGGAGACGCGGAAGCTGGTGGACCGGGCCAAGTCCGTGCTCCAGACGGAATATGGGCTGACGGAGCCCGCCGCGTTCCGGTGGATCCAGAAGACCTCCATGGACCGCCGTATGTCCATGCAGCAGGTCGCCGAGGCGGTCATCGCGGACGCCGAGGAGAAGAAGGCCTCCAAGGGTTAGGGAGGGCGGGGCGCCCCGTTTCGGGGTGCAGTGGCTTGCCCGCGCGAGCCCGGCGACCGCGTGTCAGGCTGGTTTCGGGGCCGCGTGGCCTTCGGGGCGGCAAGGCAGCAAAGGAGACGGCGCGTGGAAGAGAAGGCGTTCGTCCAAGCGGTGTCGGAACGTACGGGCCTGACTCGGCAGGAGTCGGCCGATCTCACGCGTGCCACGCTCGAGACGCTCGCCCATCGGCTGAGCTCGGGTGAGGCGCGGAACCTGGCGCTGGAGCTCCCGGAGGGTCTGGCGGAGTCCGTTCGGCGGGGTGCGACCGCCGAGATCGAGCGCTTCGACTACGACGAGCTCGTGCGGCGTGTGGCGGCGCGCAACGTACTCAAGCCGGACGAGGCCGACAGCGGCGTCCGTGCCGTGCTGGTCACGCTCCGTGAGGCGATCAGCGAGAAGGAGTTCGGCCACGCGATGTCGCAACTCGGTGCCGACTTCACCAGGCCGATCGAGAATTTCGCCGGTTGATTCCGCGCCTTTCGGCGACGGCAGCCAGCGAGTGACGAAGAGGCCCACGCCCCCCGGCTGGGGGGCGCGGGCCTCTTCGTGTGTCGGCCGTACGGTCGTACGGCCGGAGCCTGGTCTCAGTCCTCGCCCAGGTAGGCCTTGCGCACCGACTCGTCGTGCAGCAGGTCCTGACCGGTGCCGGAGAGGACGATGTTGCCGACCTCCATGACGTGTCCCTGATCGGCGAGGGAGAGCGCCGCCTGGGCGTTCTGCTCGACGAGGAGGATGGTCGTGCCGTCGGCCTTGAGTTCGGCGATGGTGGCCATGATCTTCTGCATCATGATCGGCGAGAGGCCCATGGAGGGTTCGTCGAGCATGAGCAGCTTGGGCTGGGACATGAGCGCGCGGCCCATGGCCAGCATCTGCTGCTCGCCGCCGGAGAGGGTTCCCGCGGCCTGCTTGCGGCGTTCACCCAGGATGGGGAAGAGGTCGTAGGCGCGCTGGATGTCCTTCTCGATGCCCGCCTTGTCGGAGCGCAGGAACGCGCCGAGCTGGAGGTTCTCGGTGATCGTCAGCCGGGGGAAGATGTGGCGTCCCTCGGGGGAGTGGGCGAGGCCCAGGGAGACGATCTTGTGGGCGGGGATGTTGCTGAGGGGTTTGCCGTCGAAGGTGATGCGGCCCCCGGTGGGCTTGAGGAGCCCGGAGAGGGTGCGCAGGGTGGTCGTCTTGCCGGCGCCGTTGGTGCCGATGAGGGTGACGATCTGGCCGGCTTCGACGGAGAAGGAGATGCCCTTGACGGCTTCGATCTTGCCGTAGGCGACCTTGAGGTCTTCGACCTCGAGCAGTGCGGTCACTGGGCGTTTCCTTCCTTGCTGGTGGTGCCCTCCGCGGCGGCGTCGCTCTCGGCGGCCTCAGGAGTCTCGGTGACCTCGGGAGCCTCGGCGGCCTCGGGGGCTTCCGCGGCCTCGGGAGTGTCCGTGGCCTCCGCCGCCTCGGCGGCTTCGACCTCGGCGACCTCTTCCGCGCCGGGGGCGCCCTCGAAGGGGGTGCCGAGGTAGGCGGCGATGACGCGTTCGTCGCCCTGGACGACCTCGGAGGTGCCCTCGACGAGCTTCTCGCCCTGGACGAGGCAGGCGACGCGGTCGGACAGGTTGAAGATGAAGCGCATGTCGTGCTCGATGACGAGGACGGCGATGCCCCTGTCGCGGATGGCGAAGACGAGGTCTTCGGTCGCGCGTGTCTCCTGGGGGTTCATGCCGGCCGTGGGCTCGTCCAGGAGCAGCAGTCCCGGTTCGCTCGCCATGGCGCGGGCGATTTCGAGCTTGCGCTGTTCGCCGTAGGGGAGGTTGCGGGAGAGGTGGTCGGCCTTGTGGTCGAGGCCGATGAACTCCAGCAGTTCCATGGCGCGTTCGCGGGAGGCGGCTTCTGCCTTGCGGAAGCCGGGGCCGCGCAGGAGGGCCGACCAGAGGCCTTCCTTGGTCCTGGTGTGGCGGCCGACGAGCACGTTCTCCAGGACGGTCATGTTGGCGAAGAGCCGGATGTTCTGGAAGGTGCGGGCGATGCCGGCGCTGGTGACGAGGTGGGGCTTGGGCGGGAGGACGGTGCCCTTGTAGGAGACCTTGCCCTCGGTCGGCACGTACAGGCCGGTGAGGCAGTTGAAGAAGGTGGTCTTGCCCGCGCCGTTGGGGCCGATGAGGCCGACGATCTCGCCGGAGTTGACGGTGAGGTCGACGCTGCGGACGGCGGTGAGGCCGCCGAAGCGCATGGTGACGCCGCTGGCCTCGAGTACGGGGCTGGTGGCCGTGGTGGTGGTCATGTGGGTCACGCCCCTGCCTTGGTGACGCCGACAGTGGAGTCGGGCAGGCCTTGTTCGGGGATGTCGATGCTGTCGTCGGACTCGTGGAATTCGAGCTGGCGGCGGCGGTTGGCGATGATGCCTTCGGGGCGGAAGCGCATGAGGACCACGAGCGCGATGCCGAAGGCGAAGAGCTGGTACTCCTTCAGGAAGCCGAGCTTCTCGGGGAGGAGGTAGAGCA is a window of Streptomyces mirabilis DNA encoding:
- the pepN gene encoding aminopeptidase N yields the protein MSPMSVLTRDEAQTRAQLLDVHHYGIALDVTRGDETFDSLTVIRFTARADADTFVELKPAELRSVTLDGQPLDPETLDENRLPLKGLTAGEHELRVDASMRYSRTGEGMHRFTDPTDGETYVYSQLFMDDVQRVFAAFDQPDLKAVFELSVTAPYGWTVLANGVAEHLGEGRWQVAPTPLISTYLVAVAAGPWHSVRTEHRGLPFGIHCRRSLAPYLDADVDEILDVTRACFDRYHEKFDEPYPFDSYDQAFVPEFNAGAMENPGLVTFRDEFVYRSAVTDTERQTRAMVIAHEMAHMWFGDLVTLRWWDDIWLNESFAEYMGYQTLTEATRFTDTWTDFGVTRKPWGYDADQRPSTHPVAPDPDAVPDTASAMLNFDGISYAKGASALRQLVTWLGEKDFLAGINTHFARHKFANATLADFIDNLASATERDVHAWADSWLRTTGVDTLTPTLTAGPDGTHTLTVEHHGSRPHRIAVGLYDNDLGGEGRLTLRDRLEADVPGTEPTVIGKRPALLLLNDGDLSYAKVRFDPESFQAVRTALAGLPEPLTRAVVWNALRDAVRDGELPAMAYIDAARAHLPHESDLALVQGVLSFAAAQVADRYLPAEDRPTALATLTDLCRDLIRRTEDGSHPGLRLTAVRHYIDVAAHPDTISAWFSEGTVPGGPELDPELRWRILGRLAVLGAIDDAVIEAELVQDPSATGQEGAARCRAALPDPEAKRRAWEEMFISDHLSNYLFTATAQGFWQPEQTQLVREYVERYWTDAVAVAARRGPAIADAAGRYAFPVHAVTPETLALGEACLRDADLIPALRRKLVDQLDDLARALRVRTA
- a CDS encoding pyridoxal phosphate-dependent decarboxylase family protein; translated protein: MSTPPLASGPEGPGALRPLLDTVLDALREGGEARGGPLPAGGPESVARRVRDAVGDVLPEQGTEDALRVLVRALAEGAADPADPLCAAHLHCPPLAVATAADLAASTLNPSMDSWDQAPAASELEALVTRALAQEIGADDALVTTGGTESNQLALLLAREAHAGVRLIHGANAHHSLPRAAWLLGLPDPVVVPAPAGTMDLAALDEALTELQGLRGSLLVAATAGTTDAGLIDPLPDIADLCEAHGTRLHIDAAYGGGLLFSDHHRGKLDGLDRAHTVTLDLHKLGWQPVAAGLLVVKDPHDLDALSHRADYLNADDDTEAGLPDLLGRSLRTTRRPDILKVAVTLKTLGRAGLGALVDQVCARAVELADLVEAHPGFELYDPPTLSTVLFRPAEASDEAVAAVRRTLLHEGRAVLGRALLDDRLWLKATLLNPHTRPGDLAALLKLVEGHTPR
- a CDS encoding lysine N(6)-hydroxylase/L-ornithine N(5)-oxygenase family protein; translation: MSPTPLPPRHEPDAPRDLVGIGIGPFNLSLAALAHPLSELDSVFYEQRPGFDWHPGLLIDGATLQVPFLADLVTLADPASPWSFLNYLKDRDRLFPFYFAERFHMQRAEYDAYCRWVAGRLPGLHFGHQVDAVRWDPERTLFEVDFTQLDSEGEAEALGRTHTRNIVLGVGTAPHIPEPLKSLVDAPGVPVIHAADYLAHRERFLTAEHITVIGAGQSGAEVFLDLLRNRPAGREKIHWLARTEAFAPMEYSKLGLEHFTPDYTRYFHALAEPVRDRLVAAQWQLHKGIDADTIAAIHDELYRRTLHGGWPDAVLTPAVTVRTAGLVATTQVELHLEHGQQGARTRLVTDAVVLATGYRERPLGQILAGLDPYLRRDSAERPRIDDQFRLALDPSVHGRVYVQNAELHTHGVGAPDLGLAAWRSATILNSLTGKDPYPLPRRTAFTTFGLEPHSQVPPAGRTAQTLTPLADGR